Below is a genomic region from Sinobacterium norvegicum.
GAACACTGGCCCCTTTGGCATATTGATGGCGTTTTAGCGCCTCCTCACTGATCGCGGCATAACCCTCAATAAACAAGTATTTAAAGCGGGTGAATTTTTCAAACAGTACCGTATTCCAAGCTTCGATGACAATATCATTACTCATACTCAACTCCTTGTAATACCACGACACAGCCAGAACAAGCCATCGCCCCACCCCCAAAGTTTAGCCATCCGTGCTGAAACTGCACGCTATAGACTGCCAGCAACAGCGACATGGCTATGTTCCGTATGCCCCCTAATCGGTCACAAAAACCATAATACGAAGGGATTGATAGATGGTGTCGATCGACTTAAGCTCGTACCGGCTCCGACACGCCATGTTCAGCCCACACGCTCGACTATAATGAGATAAGCGCTACTGGAAACAATGCCAAGCAAATAGCCAACAGTCAGGGTGACTATCGTATGTCGGGAGAAGAAGAAAAAAGCATTATTGAGATCGCCGTATGCCGAGAGTTTTTAACCCGCCTAGGGAAACAGGTTGGCGAGAAAGACATTCGCAAAGGCGACCCTCATCAGGGTGAGCCTGACATCTATTATCAAAATGATTACCAGCAAATCTATATCGAGCTGGCCGAGATATGCTCACCAGACATTGCCGCAGGTATTGCAAACAGCCGCACCGAGGCGACATTGTCACACGATACCGCGATCAAAACCGTTGAAAATAAATTGAGAAAACACTATCACGTTGACCGTTCGATTGAGCTTTTGCTCTACACCGCCGGCAGGACAGCGTTGAGTCAGCAAGCCATTGCCGACAAACTGGCCCCGATACTGGTCGATGGCTTGGGCCCCTTTGAGAAAGTATGGCTGATGGCTGAGTCCGTTATATTGCTGGCCAGTCACGACTAACCAGCACAATCGCCAACTGAAAGATTTACTTGTCGGCCTTGCTACCGCCCAAACACTCTGGCGAGTCGGCCACGGTTTGCTCCCGGGCAAGCCACTCGCTGTCGGTAAAAGTAAACAGCGACAACGCATGCACCTCACCGGCTAATTCTTCTTGTAACAGACCATAAACCAATTGATGACGCCCTACCTGGCGCTTACCGTCGAAGCTGTCGCTGACCACAACCACCTTAAAATGGGTCTCGGAGTTTGGCGGCACACTGTGCATATGGGATTCGTTAATCACCTCGAGGTGGCTCGGTGATAAACCACTGTTAAGCTTCTGCTCGATGGTCTGCTGAATTTTCATGGTCATGTCCAAGGCTTGCTAAATAGACTCAATTATCCCCCAGCCAAGCGGGTTTAACAATCGACGATTGCTTAACCCCCACCGACAAAAAAGCCGGCACAATGGCCGGCTTTTTTAGTGAAGGTTAGCGGTTATAAAAACAGCTCACCTTTTTCGGCTTTCTCGATCAACAACTCTGGCACGGCAAACACGTCACCGTATTGCTGGTGTAGATACTGAGCGCGCTCAACAAAGGCTTTTAGGCCGTAGGCGTTGATGGCCTGTAGTGCACCACCGGTTTGAGCGGGGAAACCAATACCCATAATAGAACCAATATTAGCATCGGCAACAGAGGTGATGACACCTTCCTCCATGGCACGAACGGCTTCCAGACTTTGACAGAACACTAAACGATCCTTGATATCCTGATAGGGAATCTCGGTATAACCGTTAGGAGCGAAGGCTTCTTTGAGGCCTGACCAGATGCGTTTCTTACCGCCTTCTGGGTACTCGTAGTAACCGCCGCCGTGGATCTTACCCTTGCGGCCAAACTCATTGACCATGCGGTCGACAACACGAGACGCCGCATTATCAGCCATGGGCTTACCCTGTGCTTCGGCATCGGCCTTAAGCTGCTGGCCATTCTTGTAAGCGGTCTCTTGGCTGATCTCATCAATCGCCGCCAAGGTGCCGACTGGCGAGCCATTGTCACGGGCTGCGCTTTCGATTAGCACAGGATTAAGACCCTGCTCCAGCATCTCAGCACCCTGTGAAATAGTGGTGGCAATGGTGCGGGTGGTGAAGAAACCTGGGCCATCGTTAACAACAATCGGTGTCTTGCCCAGCTTCTGAGAGATATCGAAGGCAACTGCGAGGGCACGATCCGAGGTCTTGTCACCGCGGATGATCTCAACCAGTGGCATTTTCTCAGCGGGGCTGAAGAAGTGCATACCGATAAAGTTATCGGCGCGGCCAGAGGCCTCAGCCAATTCAGTAATCGGCAAAGCAGAGGTGTTAGAGGCAAAAATACAATCTGGGCCAACAACCGCTTCCGTCTCCTTGGTCACCGCCGCTTTAACATCACGGTTTTCAAATACCGCTTCGATCACCAGATCGCAGCCGGCCAAATCAGCATAATCGGCTGTCGCCTGGATGCGAGCGAGGTATTCCGTCGCCTGCTCTTCGGTGACACGGCGCTGCTTCTTGAATGAAGCTGCGGCATAGGCCAAGCCCTTATCAGCGTTTTCTTGGCTGATGTCTTTGAGTACCACATCGATACCGGCTTTCGATGCCGCGACGGCAATACCGGCACCCATCTGACCGGCACCAAGAATACCGAGCTTCTTAACAACGGTCTTATCGATGCCATCTGGACGGCTGGCACCCTTGTTCAAGGCTTCCATCTGTACGAAGAAAGCCATCATCATGTTGCGAGCAACCTGATCGGTCAGCAGTTTGAGGAAGTAGCGACCTTCGATTGCCTGTGCGGTATCAAAATCGACACGGGCTGAATCGACGATACAGGCGAAGATTGCCTGTTGTGCTGGCATCAAACCCTTGGTCTGCGCCATCACGTTTGAAGGGCCGAAGAACATCAGGCCTTGAACACCCTGGTCCTTCGAGTTGGCGTCGCCACCGGGCATCTGGTAATCGGCCTTATCCCAGACCTGAACCGCTTCCGGGTTGGCCTTGATCCAGGCCTTGGCCTTCGCCGCTAGCTCTTCTTCTGAATCAACCAACTCATCGACAATACCTGCTTCCAAGGCTTTCTCTGCCTTCAGGCGCTTGCCCTGGCTGATCAGGCCGATAGACTCTTGCATACCGATAAGACGGGTCAGACGCACCACACCACCAGCACCGGGCATCAAACCAATCATCGCCTCTGGCAGACCGACCTGAATACCCTTAACAGCAACACGGTAATGACACGACAGCGCAATTTCAAAACCACCACCCAGTGCCGGGCCATTCATCCCCACGGCAACAGGAACACCGAGGGTTTCCAGCTCGCGGAGTGGCGCCTTAACATCCATCAGCGCACTATACATACGGGCTTTCTCTTCCGCAGGCATGTCGAGATCCATTGCTAGCATCTCGGTAATATCACCACCGGCGAAGAACTGACCCGGCTTACCAGAACGCACATAAACACCGGTGACGCTGCCGTCGGCAATCATTGCCTTGATATCGACCAAGGCCTGTTTCATCGCCACTTCATAGTCGGCGCCCATAGTGTTAACAGCTTTACCTGGCTGGTCAAAAATCAGCTCGACAATACCATCACTGTCTTTTTCTAAACGAATATAACTCATTGATACACTCCTTAAACACTCAACCAGTCTGACGATTTACTGCTGGTGAGGCTCAATATTCATCGGACTATTAATTAAACACGCTCAATAATGGTGGCAATACCGATACCGCCGCCGGCACACAATGTCACCAGACCACGCTTGAGGTTACGGCGCTCAAGCTCGTCCAGTAAGGTGCCCAAAATCATTGCACCGGTGGCGCCGATAGGGTGGCCCATGGCAATCGCGCCGCCGTTGACGTTCAACTTATCAGAAGGAATATCGAGTTCTTTCTGGAAACGTAAAACAACAGAGGCGAAGGCTTCGTTTAGCTCGAACAAGTCGATATCGTCAACCGTTAAGCCGGCCTTATCCAATGCCTTTTGGGCAGCGGGTGCTGGACCTGTCAGCATAATGGTAGGCTCGGTGCCAACCAGCGCGGTAGAGATAATCTTGGCGCGTGGTGTCAAGCCCTGCTCTTCACCGGCCTTCTTGTTACCGATCAGTACCAGTGCAGCACCATCAACAATGCCCGACGAGTTACCTGGCGTATGGAAGTTTTCAATCTCCTCAACCGCAGGATACTTCAGCTTTGCTACTTCGCCGTGACCAAAGTCGTTAAACATCTTAAATGAGGGGTTTAGCTTGGCCAAGCCTTCCTGCGTGGTGCCAGGACGGATGAACTCATCGTGATCCAAAATCGTCACACCATTGAAATCTTTCACCGGCACAATCGATTTAAAATAGCCATTCTCTTGGGCGTAAGCCGCGCGCTGTTGTGACTGCACGGCGTAAGCGTCAATTTCTTCACGGGTAAAACCATCGATGGTGGCCAATAAATCGGCACCCAAACCCTGGTTGATGAAGTGGGTGTTCATTGAGATCCATGGATCGCCCTGACAGCCACCCGAGGCGCCAATGCCGAGACGAGACATTGATTCAACACCGCCGGCACAGACCAGATCTTCGAAGCCGGAAGCAACTTTCGCCGCCGCCATATTCACGGCGTCTAGGCCGCCAGCGCAGTAACGATGCAATTGCGCGCCGGTGGTGATGTCATCCCAGCTCGAATGAATCAGGGCAACCTTGGTAATGTTCTGGCCCTGTTCATTAACAGGCTCGCCGGTGGCCATGATGACGTCTTCAACCTTGGTCGTATCAAGATTGTTACGCTCTTTCATCGCCTCGAGTACATTAACCGCCAAATCAACTGGCTTCACTTCATACAGGCTGCCACCTGCCTTACCTTTACCGCGTGGAGTGCGGATCGCATCGTAAATAAACGCTTCGTTAGTCATCTGCTTTCACTCTTTTTATTCGACTGCTTAAACAATAAGAAGCCTATCCGACGACAACACCCGCAGGTCTGCCGCCATCCAAATATCTCTTATGCAGCAGATTATCTCAGTGAGCATGCAAAACAATAACAAAACGCGTCAACTTGACTGGCAAAATTGACCACTATGGGCTGGTGTCACCCAGCAAGGGCAGGAAATAGGTGCGTTTGGCGACTGCTAGCCGCGTTGCGGTCCGTTAATGTCCGCTGCCATTAGCAGCTAATCATCTTCGGGTACGCTTTATCTCTCACGCTACTAGGGCGCTGAAGGTTGTTCAGCGTCTGGTTCGGCGAATAACTCACGACTGCGGTATTCACCGGGTGGCATACCCGTCCACTTCTTAAAGGAGCGATGAAAGGCGCTGGGATCAGTAAAGCCCATTAACACGGCAACGGCGTTGATCGACAAATCGGGGCGGCTTAAATAGGCAATGGCAGCGTCACGACGACACTCATCCTTAAGCTGCTGAAAAGTTTTCCCCTCCCGCTTGAGACGACGGCGCAGAGTCGGTGCCGACATGTTCAGTGCCCCGGTAATCTCTTCAAAGCTGGGAAAACCCTGGCTGAAATCATGGCCAATCAGCGCCCTCACCTGGGCAATCAAACCGGTGTCACTGGCCTTGGATGGCATTACGATTAGCTGATAGGGTGCGGTGCGTAAAAACTCTTTTAAGGATTGCTCGGTGTGTACCAGTGACCAACTGAGGCAGCTGGCATCGAAGACCATTACATTTTGACTGTGATTAAACGTCACCGGGCAACCAAAGAGTTCTTCATAGCGCTGGCTGTTTTCCGGCGGACCCGCCTGAAACTGCACCTCTTGCAGCTCCAACGTTCTGCCGGTCAGCCAGCCACAAAAACGGTGCCACATCGAGAGGCCATAGGCATCGGTTGCCTGTACTGACTTATCGGGCTCCTTACTCGGCTCAACATAACCGACAATCGCCACATCACCCTGTATTTCGAGGGTTAATTCGGCCTGTGCATTGAAAAAAATTCGGAAAAAATCACTGGCTCGACGCAGTGCCTTACCAAGGTTTTCGCTGTGAATAATGGCATAGCACATCATTCTAAAGGCACCGGGGGTAAAACCACGCCCCAGGCGAATGCCAAAGCTTTCATCCTGCAACAGGCTGAGAATCAGCTGATAGAGCTTGCTGTATTGCAACGCCGACATCTCATCGTGATAGTTGGCCGCCTGTTCATCGTTGGGATCAAAATCGACGCCTGCTTCCAGCAAAATACCCTCGATGGGGTAGCCTTTCTCGGTGATCAGCTTCAATAGTGATCGGGCATATTTTGTCGGGACGTTATCGACACTCATAACACGAAAAACCTGTCTTATATGACGCAGTTAAGTAGCAAAACCTCTGTGATACTAACACTAACAAAAACGATCAAAAAGGGTTTTAGTGATCGTTTTTGACTGATGGCACACAAACTCGCTGACCCGCGCAAAGCGACACGCTTCACATTCTCGTACTATTACCTTGAGCAGGGATTAATGCTATGGTTTACAATTAGATGTAGGTATTACATCACGACTAAGTCAGAAAGAGGTTGGCGTGTACAAATTAATTTTTCGCGGTGAGTTACTCGCCGAAACCAGCCGCGAACAGGGTCAGGTTCGTCTGGCCAAGCTGTTCAAACTCACCAGCGAAAAGGCCGCCCAGTTGTTCGACGGAAAAACCCGGGTGCTGCGTAAGAATATGGACAAGGCAACCGCGGCGAAATTTCAACACGCCTTTAAACAAGCGGGGTTAAAAGCTTATTTCCAGGCCGAGCAGGCCACAGCTGCTGAACCTAGCCCTAAGCCTACAGCTAACAGCACTGCCTCAACAGACTCTGCTGCCACCGCCATGTCTCTTGCCCCCACGGGCACCAACCTGTTGTCTGATGGTGAAAAATCAGCGGTTACCGACGCTGACATCAACACCGACCACCTCAGTGCCGCCGAGGCCGGCACCGCTATTGGTGAGCCGCAAGAGGAAGTGCTCGCACACATTAATACCGAGCATTTTGACGTCGCCGAACTGGGCGCTATTATGGCCGATGCCATTGTGGAAGAAATTACCCTGGTAGACATACCCGAAATATCATTGGCCGAGGTTGGCGCTACGCTGGGAGAACAAAAAACAGCGCAGGACGCCCTCCCCGAGGTCGATACCAGCAGCCTAACATTGTCGCCTAGCGGCAGTGATTTGCAGGATGAAAAAGACGAGCTACCCCCGGCGCCACCAAAGACCAGCCACCTATCTTTAACGCCCAACGATAATACTTAACAGGGTAACTAAGCCTCAATCAGCGGCAGCTGTAACCTCACCCTGAGGCCGGGCTGATGATCCTCAAGGGTGATACTGCCACGATGCAACTTGACGATGGCGGCAATCAAACTCAACCCCAGCCCATTACCCGGTGCCACACCGCGACTGGATTCCACTCGATAAAAACGCCTGAAGCTTTTCTCCCGCTCAGCCTCTGGGATACCGGGGCCATTGTCATCGACTAAAATGGTCGCATACTGACAGAGCTTGCCATGCAACTCACCTTGGGTCTGGCTCAAAGTCACCTTGATGACACCACCATCAGGAGTGTATTTAATCGCATTATCGACCAAATTAACCCAGGTTTGGAATAGCATATCGCGGTCACCGAACAGTACCGGCTGCCCCTCACTGACAAAGCTAATCTGCTGGTTTTTTTCCTCTGCCAGCGGCTCATAAAATTCCACCACATCAGCCAATATCGCCGCGGCGTCCACGCCAGAAAAGCTCTCACGCTGCTTAGCAGATTCTATTCGAGTAATTCGTAACAACGCACTAAATGTGTTTAACAGCGCATCAGCCTCATCAATCAAACCCTGCACTTCATCTAAATTTTCATTCTCAGTTTTATCTAACAATCTTTCTAAGCGGTTACGCATTCTGGTCAAGGGGGTACGCAAATCATGGGCAATATTATCGGATACCCGACGCACGCCCTCGAGGGATTCTGTCAACTGATCTAACATGGTATTAAAATTAGCCACCAACCGATTAATATCACCGCTGCTACGGCCATCGAGAGCAATACGCTGACTTAAATCGCCCATCATAATGTTTTTAATGCTGGTATTAATATAATCAACCCGTCGCAACCATGCTCGACTGATTAACGCACCGGCTATGGTGCCAAGGATAATCGTCACCAACATGCCTCTGACCAAAATACCGATCACCAACTCGATCGTGTTAAGCACATCGGCATAGTGCCTGGCGACGAGAATATGATAACCATTACCCAGTGTCAGTGAGCGGCCAACAAAATCACTGCGGTCATTATGAATGCCCTGGGCATCCTCTGGCTTTAACAACCGTAAATCGTAATCGCTGTCTTTCAGAATATCGAATTCGAAACTGAGCCAGCCGCCGCGATAGCGAGTGTATTCCGGCCATTTTTCAAGGTTACCTGCCAACTTATTGTAGTTCTCGTCGGCCAGCATAAAGAAGTATTGCGTGAAGTTGCCTCGCTGTAAGGCCGTCTCGAAAAAGTCCTCCACCCCGTCAACGCCATCGCGCTCATAGCTTTGTTGTACGCCTTCTAGCTCGCGGGAAATAGTATTGTGAACTTGCTGGGAATAGCTGTAGGAGAAAAACGCATAGACAATTGCCAGCAATACGAAAACCGAAAAACTTAAGCCGGTAATATAGGCAAAAGTAAATCGGAACGTATAGCTAGAAAATATATTACTCGGCTTCATGCAACATATACCCAGCGCCGCGAACGGTATTGAGTAATGGGTAGTCGAAGTCTTTATCGATTTTCTGACGTAGACGACTGATATGCACGTCGATGACATTGGTCTGGGGATCGAAGTGATAGTCCCACACGTTTTCGAGCAACATGGTGCGAGTGACAACCTGACCAGCATGTTTCATCAAATATTCGAGTAGACGGAATTCACGGGGCTGCAGCAAAATATTGCTGCCAGCACGGACCACCTTATGACTCAGTAAATCCATCTCTAAGTCGGCCACTTTCAAACTGGTCTCAGGTGCGTTTGATTCTGCGCGACGCCCCAATACTTCGATACGGGCAAGCAACTCAGCCAATGCGAAAGGCTTCACTAAATAGTCATCACCACCGGCCTTCAGGCCCTGTACGCGATCATCAACCTCACCCAGTGCACTCAAGATCAACGCCGGCGTGGATAAACCTTCCTGCCGAATCGTTTTGATAATGGTTAAGCCATCGATTATCGGCAGCATTCTATCGACAACCAATACACCGTAGTCGGTTGAGCGTGCCAATTTCAAGCCCTGCTCACCATCGGCGGCATGGTCGACGGTATAGCCAGCCTCTGCCAAGCCCTGGCGAATGAAATCCGCCACTGAACTATCATCTTCTATTACCAATATACGCATTATACGTAGACCTCCCGTTCAAATTAAACCCGAGAAACAACAAATAGTTATCGCGCGAATCATTACATAGATTGGCCGCGATAACTAGGTCGGGCAGAGCCCAATCAGTATTGTATACCAAACACCGCCCTCGCTTTGCCGGTTTCATTGACCAAGAACAACAATGTCGCCACTAACAAATTAACGTGATGCAATATGTTTCAATAACTTAGGCAATGATCATCGGGCAGGGCAGATTTATAGTGCGCCATATTAAACTCTGTTTAATATTGATTTCAGCTGTCCTGAATCCACTTATAGCCAAAATCTCTATAATTTTTTCCGTGGATTAATACCAATTCTCTCATTTTCTGCAAAACTTAAGGTATGTAGTTCAGGGAAGCGAGCCAGACCACAATGATAATAAATACTGGTTTTTCAGCAAATTACTTAAAGACTATCGGGGTGTTAGCAATCTCTGCCTATGGCTGCCTGTCAACGACAACGCTCGCTGGGGACGTCATCGGCTTCGAATACCTCGATTTATCCATCGACGGTATCTTGATTGGCCGAGATACTCGCACCAACAAAAGCAAAACCTACGCAGATCCCAACAACCTCAATGTCATCCGCAGCAATCACATCAAAACCATGCAATTCAGCCCCGACATTAATGCGGCCATGATTCTGCAGTACGAGCAATCTCGTATCGATAGAGCACTCAATCAACAGTGGGTGGGACAACAGCAAGACACCGAGCGTCGCCGTGACGGCGGCCATGCATTACAGTATCTGCTGAGAAAAAGCGCCTTGAGGCTGTGGATGATTCAAGATGACAGCGACGAAATTGACCTCAAAGTCATCAATGTCGATGACGAAGGCAATATGAGCAAGGGATACAAAACAGGGTTTCGCTACGACTTAAAACTGAACCCTAACAGCGACCTGTCGATAGACAATGTAAAATTCAACGTCGAGTATGAATTTTAATAAAGCAAGCCCTGGTGCTTGCTATAGCGCAGCAGTTTGCAGGTATAATGCAGTCAACTTTCGCCTGACCAGACTCCATCATGACCTCAAATTTGCCTATCGCACCACTTTGGCGACGTATCGCCGCCATGTTCTATGACACCTTCTTACTGATTGGTGTGCTCTCGCTGGCAACGTTCTTATTTCACTGGCTCAGCCTTAAAATGACTGGCGACACCCTGGTCATCAGCCATAACAGCGGTGAAGTCGTCACCGACCTGCCAACCACAACCAGCGGCCCGATCTATCAATTTTATCTATTCTTTATCATTGGCCTGTTCTTTACGTATTTTTGGCAAAAACTGGGACAAACCCTCGGCAT
It encodes:
- a CDS encoding 3-hydroxyacyl-CoA dehydrogenase NAD-binding domain-containing protein, with the protein product MSYIRLEKDSDGIVELIFDQPGKAVNTMGADYEVAMKQALVDIKAMIADGSVTGVYVRSGKPGQFFAGGDITEMLAMDLDMPAEEKARMYSALMDVKAPLRELETLGVPVAVGMNGPALGGGFEIALSCHYRVAVKGIQVGLPEAMIGLMPGAGGVVRLTRLIGMQESIGLISQGKRLKAEKALEAGIVDELVDSEEELAAKAKAWIKANPEAVQVWDKADYQMPGGDANSKDQGVQGLMFFGPSNVMAQTKGLMPAQQAIFACIVDSARVDFDTAQAIEGRYFLKLLTDQVARNMMMAFFVQMEALNKGASRPDGIDKTVVKKLGILGAGQMGAGIAVAASKAGIDVVLKDISQENADKGLAYAAASFKKQRRVTEEQATEYLARIQATADYADLAGCDLVIEAVFENRDVKAAVTKETEAVVGPDCIFASNTSALPITELAEASGRADNFIGMHFFSPAEKMPLVEIIRGDKTSDRALAVAFDISQKLGKTPIVVNDGPGFFTTRTIATTISQGAEMLEQGLNPVLIESAARDNGSPVGTLAAIDEISQETAYKNGQQLKADAEAQGKPMADNAASRVVDRMVNEFGRKGKIHGGGYYEYPEGGKKRIWSGLKEAFAPNGYTEIPYQDIKDRLVFCQSLEAVRAMEEGVITSVADANIGSIMGIGFPAQTGGALQAINAYGLKAFVERAQYLHQQYGDVFAVPELLIEKAEKGELFL
- a CDS encoding RDD family protein, whose protein sequence is MTSNLPIAPLWRRIAAMFYDTFLLIGVLSLATFLFHWLSLKMTGDTLVISHNSGEVVTDLPTTTSGPIYQFYLFFIIGLFFTYFWQKLGQTLGMQAWRLRVCQPDGSNITYQQALVRYLVAWPAFICLGLGYLWSLFHPQGSSWQDLTSKTQVVVMPKRK
- a CDS encoding sensor histidine kinase, producing MKPSNIFSSYTFRFTFAYITGLSFSVFVLLAIVYAFFSYSYSQQVHNTISRELEGVQQSYERDGVDGVEDFFETALQRGNFTQYFFMLADENYNKLAGNLEKWPEYTRYRGGWLSFEFDILKDSDYDLRLLKPEDAQGIHNDRSDFVGRSLTLGNGYHILVARHYADVLNTIELVIGILVRGMLVTIILGTIAGALISRAWLRRVDYINTSIKNIMMGDLSQRIALDGRSSGDINRLVANFNTMLDQLTESLEGVRRVSDNIAHDLRTPLTRMRNRLERLLDKTENENLDEVQGLIDEADALLNTFSALLRITRIESAKQRESFSGVDAAAILADVVEFYEPLAEEKNQQISFVSEGQPVLFGDRDMLFQTWVNLVDNAIKYTPDGGVIKVTLSQTQGELHGKLCQYATILVDDNGPGIPEAEREKSFRRFYRVESSRGVAPGNGLGLSLIAAIVKLHRGSITLEDHQPGLRVRLQLPLIEA
- a CDS encoding winged helix-turn-helix domain-containing protein, encoding MRILVIEDDSSVADFIRQGLAEAGYTVDHAADGEQGLKLARSTDYGVLVVDRMLPIIDGLTIIKTIRQEGLSTPALILSALGEVDDRVQGLKAGGDDYLVKPFALAELLARIEVLGRRAESNAPETSLKVADLEMDLLSHKVVRAGSNILLQPREFRLLEYLMKHAGQVVTRTMLLENVWDYHFDPQTNVIDVHISRLRQKIDKDFDYPLLNTVRGAGYMLHEAE
- a CDS encoding BolA family protein, whose amino-acid sequence is MKIQQTIEQKLNSGLSPSHLEVINESHMHSVPPNSETHFKVVVVSDSFDGKRQVGRHQLVYGLLQEELAGEVHALSLFTFTDSEWLAREQTVADSPECLGGSKADK
- a CDS encoding AraC family transcriptional regulator gives rise to the protein MSVDNVPTKYARSLLKLITEKGYPIEGILLEAGVDFDPNDEQAANYHDEMSALQYSKLYQLILSLLQDESFGIRLGRGFTPGAFRMMCYAIIHSENLGKALRRASDFFRIFFNAQAELTLEIQGDVAIVGYVEPSKEPDKSVQATDAYGLSMWHRFCGWLTGRTLELQEVQFQAGPPENSQRYEELFGCPVTFNHSQNVMVFDASCLSWSLVHTEQSLKEFLRTAPYQLIVMPSKASDTGLIAQVRALIGHDFSQGFPSFEEITGALNMSAPTLRRRLKREGKTFQQLKDECRRDAAIAYLSRPDLSINAVAVLMGFTDPSAFHRSFKKWTGMPPGEYRSRELFAEPDAEQPSAP
- a CDS encoding acetyl-CoA C-acetyltransferase; translated protein: MTNEAFIYDAIRTPRGKGKAGGSLYEVKPVDLAVNVLEAMKERNNLDTTKVEDVIMATGEPVNEQGQNITKVALIHSSWDDITTGAQLHRYCAGGLDAVNMAAAKVASGFEDLVCAGGVESMSRLGIGASGGCQGDPWISMNTHFINQGLGADLLATIDGFTREEIDAYAVQSQQRAAYAQENGYFKSIVPVKDFNGVTILDHDEFIRPGTTQEGLAKLNPSFKMFNDFGHGEVAKLKYPAVEEIENFHTPGNSSGIVDGAALVLIGNKKAGEEQGLTPRAKIISTALVGTEPTIMLTGPAPAAQKALDKAGLTVDDIDLFELNEAFASVVLRFQKELDIPSDKLNVNGGAIAMGHPIGATGAMILGTLLDELERRNLKRGLVTLCAGGGIGIATIIERV